From Fusarium oxysporum f. sp. lycopersici 4287 chromosome 10, whole genome shotgun sequence, the proteins below share one genomic window:
- a CDS encoding phosphatidate cytidylyltransferase yields MARPKRGVRFPNRNGSDGRRSSFSSEDGGSPTKLKSQSSGQLETVDEKQPAVSEKQAEYEKKKANFITRTFWTFVMFALFFAALFMGHIYIICIITAVQIVSFKEVIAIANVPSRARSLRSTKSLNWYWLATTMYFLYGETVIYYFKHIILVDKVLLPLATHHRFISFILYVFGFVFFVTSLQAGHYKFQFTNFAWTHMALYLIVVQAHFIMNNVFEGMIWFFLPAALVITNDIFAYICGILFGRTQLIKLSPKKTVEGFVGAWIMTIIFAMLLSSIMMRSKYFICPVNDLGANIFTGLQCDPNPVFLPKTYELPELFFLPDTANFSVTIAPMQIHALNLATFASLIAPFGGFFASGLKRTFKIKDFGDSIPGHGGITDRMDCQFIMGFFAYMYFHTFIAIHKVSLGSVLETAITSLNPDEQLELVKGMGHYLRNQGILAEDAVACIDRLLPVKQ; encoded by the exons ATGGCTCGTCCAAAGAGAGGGGTTAGGTTCCCCAATCGCAACGGCTCTGATGGACGAAGATCAAGCTTCAGCAGCGAGGATGGTGGCTCTCccaccaagctcaagtccCAATCCTCGGGACAGCTGGAAACAGTGGACGAG AAGCAGCCAGCAGTTAGCGAAAAGCAAGCCGAGTacgaaaagaaaaaggccaACTTCATAACGCGCACTTTCTGGACCTTTGTCATGTTTGCGCTCTTCTTCGCCGCGCTCTTCATGGGCCACATCTACATCATCTGCATCATCACCGCTGTCCAGATCGTCTCCTTCAAAGAAGTCATCGCCATTGCCAATGTTCCCAGCCGTGCCCGCTCCCTACGATCTACTAAGAGTCTCAACTGGTACTGGCTGGCGACTACCATGTACTTCCTCTATGGCGAGACGGTCATCTACTACTTCAAGCATATCATTCTGGTTGACAAGGTCCTGTTACCTCTGGCCACTCACCACCGCTTCATCAGCTTCATTCTCTATGTGTTCG gcttcgtcttctttgtCACATCTCTCCAAGCTGGACACTACAAGTTTCAGTTCACCAACTTTGCCTGGACACACATGGCTCTGTACCTCATTGTGGTCCAGGCTCATTTCATCATGAACAATGTCTTTGAGGGCATGATCTGGTTCTTCCTGCCCGCTGCTCTGGTCATCACCAACGATATCTTTGCTTACATCTGCGGTATCCTTTTCGGACGCACCCAGCTCATCAAACTGTCTCCTAAGAAGACCGTCGAGGGTTTCGTCGGTGCTTGGATCATGACCATCATTTTCGCCATGCTCCTCTCCAGCATCATGATGCGATCCAAGTATTTCATCTGCCCTGTTAACGACTTGGGCGCCAACATCTTCACTGGTCTTCAGTGTGACCCCAACCCGGTCTTCCTTCCCAAGACCTACGAGCTACCCGAGTTGTTCTTCCTCCCCGATACTGCGAACTTCTCCGTTACTATTGCTCCCATGCAGATTCATGCCCTCAACTTGGCTACCTTTGCCTCTCTGATCGCTCCCTTTGGCGGATTCTTCGCTTCAGGTCTCAAGCGCActttcaagatcaaggactTCGGCGACTCTATCCCCGGACACGGAGGTATCACTGACCGCATGGACTGCCAGTTCATCATGGGTTTCTTCGCTTACATGTACTTCCACACCTTCATTGCCATCCACAAGGtcagccttggcagcgtTCTGGAGACCGCAatcaccagcctcaaccCCGATGAGCAACTCGAGCTCGTCAAGGGAATGGGCCATTATCTCCGAAACCAAGGCATCCTAGCTGAAGAC GCTGTCGCTTGTATCGACAGGCTCCTGCCGGTAAAGCAATGA
- a CDS encoding acetyl-CoA acyltransferase, with the protein MAAERIGSIIKHLAPGSALSSIQAKNPDDIVITLAARTPLTKAKKGGFKDTSLEYMVYALLKEVRERSNLDPALVEDICLGNVSDAKAAYKVRASALAAGFPNTAGASSVNRFCSSGLKATADIAHSILNGSIEIGIAMGAEQMTIGGDALEKPFDEAVTSQSQESVDCMQPMGWTSENVSKDFGVTRDVMDKYAAESFQKAEAAQKAGLFADEIVPITTKVKGPDGQEKEVTLTQDEGIRPGTTAESLGKIRSAFPQWGGATTGGNASQLTDGAAAVLLMKRSTALKLGQPIMAKYVGSTVAGLAPRIMGIGPSIAIPKLLTQHNISLDDIDVVEINEAFASMAVYCQDKLGLTSDKLNPRGGAIALGHPLGATGARQIVTGLSECRRRKKKMLLTSMCIGTGQGMAGLFVNEQV; encoded by the exons ATGGCCGCTGAACGTATTGGTTCCATCATCAAGCACCTGGCCCCTGGGTCGGCGCTCAGCAGCAT TCAAGCGAAGAACCCCGATGACATTGTTATCACCCTCGCTGCCCGAACCCCTCTcacaaaggccaagaagggtgGTTTCAAGGATACTTCTCTCGAATACATGGTATATGCTCTGCTCAAGGAGGTTCGGGAACGATCAAACCTCGACCCTGCCCTTGTTGAGGACATCTGCCTTGGAAAC GTCTCCGATGCCAAGGCTGCCTACAAGGTTCGCGCCTCTGCTCTCGCCGCTGGCTTCCCCAACACCGCCGGTGCTTCTTCCGTCAACCGATTCTGCTCTTCTGGTCTGAAGGCCACCGCCGATATCGCCCACTCCATTCTCAATGGCTCCATCGAGATCGGTATCGCTATGGGTGCTGAACAAATGACCATTGGAGGCGATGCGCTCGAGAAGCCTTTCGACGAGGCTGTTACATCACAAAGCCAGGAGTCCGTGGATTGCATGCAGCCCATGGGTTGGACCAGCGAGAATGTCAGCAAGGACTTTGGCGTCACCCGCGATGTGATGGACAAGTACGCGGCTGAGAGTTTCCAAAAGGCTGAGGCGGCGCAAAAGGCTGGTTTGTTCGCCGATGAGATCGTAcccatcaccaccaaggtcaagggcCCCGATGGTCAGGAGAAGGAGGTTACTCTTACCCAGGACGAGGGTATCCGACCAGGCACTACCGCTGAGAGCCTCGGCAAGATTCGATCTGCTTTCCCTCAATGGGGTGGAGCTACAACTGGTGGCAACGCCAGCCAGCTTACTGACGGAG CTGCCGCcgtgttgttgatgaagcgaTCTACAGCCCTCAAGTTGGGCCAGCCTATCATGGCCAAGTATGTTGGTTCTACCGTCGCTGGCCTTGCCCCTCGCATCATGGGCATTGGTCCCAGCATTGCCATCCCGAAGCTTCTCACTCAGCACAACATCTCGCTTGACGATATCGACGTCGTTGAGATCAACGAGGCCTTTGCTTCTATGGCCGTTTACTGTCAAGACAAGCTTGGTCTGACATCAGACAAGCTCAACCCTCGTGGTGGAGCTATCGCTCTTGGTCACCCACTGGGCGCTACAGGTGCTCGACAGATTGTTACAGGCCTTTCTGAGTGCAGGCggcgaaagaagaagatgctgttGACCAGCATGTGCATTGGTACAGGCCAGGGCATGGCCGGTCTGTTTGTCAACGAGCAGGTCTAA
- a CDS encoding phosphatidate cytidylyltransferase, producing the protein MARPKRGVRFPNRNGSDGRRSSFSSEDGGSPTKLKSQSSGQLETVDEKQPAVSEKQAEYEKKKANFITRTFWTFVMFALFFAALFMGHIYIICIITAVQIVSFKEVIAIANVPSRARSLRSTKSLNWYWLATTMYFLYGETVIYYFKHIILVDKVLLPLATHHRFISFILYVFGFVFFVTSLQAGHYKFQFTNFAWTHMALYLIVVQAHFIMNNVFEGMIWFFLPAALVITNDIFAYICGILFGRTQLIKLSPKKTVEGFVGAWIMTIIFAMLLSSIMMRSKYFICPVNDLGANIFTGLQCDPNPVFLPKTYELPELFFLPDTANFSVTIAPMQIHALNLATFASLIAPFGGFFASGLKRTFKIKDFGDSIPGHGGITDRMDCQFIMGFFAYMYFHTFIAIHKVSLGSVLETAITSLNPDEQLELVKGMGHYLRNQGILAEDVSACF; encoded by the exons ATGGCTCGTCCAAAGAGAGGGGTTAGGTTCCCCAATCGCAACGGCTCTGATGGACGAAGATCAAGCTTCAGCAGCGAGGATGGTGGCTCTCccaccaagctcaagtccCAATCCTCGGGACAGCTGGAAACAGTGGACGAG AAGCAGCCAGCAGTTAGCGAAAAGCAAGCCGAGTacgaaaagaaaaaggccaACTTCATAACGCGCACTTTCTGGACCTTTGTCATGTTTGCGCTCTTCTTCGCCGCGCTCTTCATGGGCCACATCTACATCATCTGCATCATCACCGCTGTCCAGATCGTCTCCTTCAAAGAAGTCATCGCCATTGCCAATGTTCCCAGCCGTGCCCGCTCCCTACGATCTACTAAGAGTCTCAACTGGTACTGGCTGGCGACTACCATGTACTTCCTCTATGGCGAGACGGTCATCTACTACTTCAAGCATATCATTCTGGTTGACAAGGTCCTGTTACCTCTGGCCACTCACCACCGCTTCATCAGCTTCATTCTCTATGTGTTCG gcttcgtcttctttgtCACATCTCTCCAAGCTGGACACTACAAGTTTCAGTTCACCAACTTTGCCTGGACACACATGGCTCTGTACCTCATTGTGGTCCAGGCTCATTTCATCATGAACAATGTCTTTGAGGGCATGATCTGGTTCTTCCTGCCCGCTGCTCTGGTCATCACCAACGATATCTTTGCTTACATCTGCGGTATCCTTTTCGGACGCACCCAGCTCATCAAACTGTCTCCTAAGAAGACCGTCGAGGGTTTCGTCGGTGCTTGGATCATGACCATCATTTTCGCCATGCTCCTCTCCAGCATCATGATGCGATCCAAGTATTTCATCTGCCCTGTTAACGACTTGGGCGCCAACATCTTCACTGGTCTTCAGTGTGACCCCAACCCGGTCTTCCTTCCCAAGACCTACGAGCTACCCGAGTTGTTCTTCCTCCCCGATACTGCGAACTTCTCCGTTACTATTGCTCCCATGCAGATTCATGCCCTCAACTTGGCTACCTTTGCCTCTCTGATCGCTCCCTTTGGCGGATTCTTCGCTTCAGGTCTCAAGCGCActttcaagatcaaggactTCGGCGACTCTATCCCCGGACACGGAGGTATCACTGACCGCATGGACTGCCAGTTCATCATGGGTTTCTTCGCTTACATGTACTTCCACACCTTCATTGCCATCCACAAGGtcagccttggcagcgtTCTGGAGACCGCAatcaccagcctcaaccCCGATGAGCAACTCGAGCTCGTCAAGGGAATGGGCCATTATCTCCGAAACCAAGGCATCCTAGCTGAAGACGTAAGTGCCTGCTTCTAA